ttTGATGTTGTCGTGTCACGCGACCAACATCATCAATacccgtcgcgtcacgcgacggggTGAAATAAGGCTTAGGTGTGCTTAGTCACCCCTGCAGGTCTGCCACGTGGCACCACGTGGCGACACATGTCTCCAGGCAAAAATGAAGCGTCGCGTTATGCGACCATGCTTCCTAATCACCGTCGCGGAGCGCAACGAGGCCCAAAACTGGGTTTTCTCATTTTCGTGCCTGTTGTCATCGTACACGTTCGGGGTTTTGATTACGGGTTTATTCGAGCTATTTTGGATTTTATTCACCAGAAGAATTGGGTTGTTACATTCTACCCTCCTTAAAATGAATTTCATCCTCGAAATTTGAAAGTTATTCAAACAGTTGTTGGTATTTAACTTTCATTTCTTCTTCTAATTCCCAAGTTTTCTTGGGTCCTTTCTAACCTTCCCACTGACCAACACTAGGGGAATTGTCTTCTTCCTTTGTATTCGTTCTTGAAAGTCAAGAATCTTTATTGGTCTTTCCATGAAATTCAATTTCTTGTCTATTCGCACGTCTTCTAATGGTATAGATTAGGTTGAGTCTGCCAAGCACTTCCTTAGGTTTGATatattgttggtgcactaaatgtctgttaactacgtctgtatcgagtcttaggtctagataggttgtacaGAGTCGAAAAACAAAAATTAGGATTTAAGATGTTAATTTCGCTCAAAATGACATGTgagtcatttgaagcgaaattagATACTTGTAATTTCGCTCCTGTGGGTTAGTTTGTGATTTCGCCCGAGATTACACGTGGGGTTTCGCTCCTgactgtttggagcgaaatcagccaaCCTATAAATACCTTGATGTGTGATCTCATTCGGTATCAGTTAGAGCAAAATCTAAgctgaggtgctgccggatttttgtcagaatacaTTGTAAAAGCTTGGATTTCAGTAATATAAGAGGAAATTAAGAGGAAAAGCTGATGTTACTTTgtttacactgattccgcctttgtacacaaagatgaacagccttaactgactatttagggtcatacaacggtccaacaagtagtatcagagctcaggacgaggagttcatactactacagcttgtttctaccagattctcttacttctactcacttcttctcatacttttctgatttgaactggttcctacggttgaaatgacctgaatttcgagtataacgtgtaaaacatagaattaacaaatcctagaaagaatcaggttaaaattcggcttaaaaatggtaaaaacaacctaataacctgatttcgctcctaagatACATAGAAGGTTTCGCTTGAAGACTGCTAATTTCGCTCGAAAATATCCTGGTCGTTTGGAGCGAAATACCTAATTTCGCTCGTAGGGTCATACATTGCTAATTTCGCTCGTGTGATacaaagctgatttcgctcgaaattagtcaaaaactgatttcgctcgaaacgtacttcttgatttcgctcataatcagtttttttttatttcgctcaacattgattgttgatttcgctcgaaatagctaatttcgctcgaaatcaccgttttccaaaatttcaaaaatttttctaagtgtttgctgatttttcaggtacgttcAAGATGAATGACAttttcatgaacccgtttagcgacatgtacgcatttgcTGGAAATTCGGGAGACGATACATCTTCAAgtaacaacaatgagaacccgccaaatgcaaggaagaaattatcggatgctttggaagttgaaagtgctttcggaacttacaacaaaccaccgaagttgatggctattgaagaatatagtcggtgggcaaagaaattcgaagattggttgatggcttttgcttttcctagctggaagagtctcaaaaatggaTACGATGCTGGAAGCAAAAAGGGTGAAACTTTATCAACATCTGATGAGATAGAATCGTTTGTCGCTGAGCAGAAATGTATTGCGTTGCTGTTTCAATCTGTTCGTGAAGATATAATCTCTCTGATCGAATACTCTAGTTCTAAAGATCTCTGGGAAAAGTTGAAAAACAAATGTTTAGGAAGTaaagaaattgtgaaaaacaaaaagaaactgcttaaaaaggagtttgatctgtttggatgtttaaagaatgagtcagtctataaaatgattgagaggtttgagCAACTAAAACTGGAACTAGCGAGACATGAAATTTCTTATCCTCAAGATGAGCTAGTTGACAAGctgtttgattcattaccagatgaaaTGGATTGGCAGTACTATgcattgatgctgaagaatacaatcaagcctgcagatcttactgtggatttgttgattgagagacttgaaagtcacgagctggaactaaagaagacatacaaagtcaatcactcatcgtaccagtagaacttggatttgtattatccaaagagcatgatgccaaagaacaattctcccaaaactgcgttttTTGCTGAGAATGACTCCACAacgaacaaagaaagtcaaagcagtggatatcacagtggatcttcaccAAATTCAAACCAATATGATGCAAAGAATTTGTTTCattgcaacatcgctgtagacatgAAGAACGCTCAGAATTTCAGTGAGGAGTCGGTAAAGCAGCATATGGTTTTCCTAGCGTCGGTtttggaatcgtatgaaagccttgtagctgggaagattggcaacaccaacttaacgaaagaagattatgatcaactagatcctgaagaaatggaactgatcaacataaggtggtgcatggccggtgctgttcgtcgagcacagcgtttcatggagataaccggcaggaagtcaattggtggaccatctaccaagttggggtttgacaagtccaaggtgacatgcttcaagtgtaagcaaaaaggtcacttcaaacgtgaatgcagaaacgcatatgctgatgagtctgagaacccgttcagggaagattactacaagaaggcgatatatcatcaaaacaaatcggaGCCGACAAGAATGAAGCAAattgaagagaacaaagagaaatctagagctcttgcggtgatttatgatgatgagggttatgactggagtgaactgttaccggaggaagatgaggttggttacgctttcatggcaaagaatgaacctgttccgtggaaagacaacagaactgaagaacaaaagtataattacagaaggttgttggccacaaacagaatgatcagaatatctggcATCTTTTCGGAAGcaaaaagagcaaatagatgggatccagatagggagtgttatcttgacccatatggaaatattgctattgaccataacactcttgatttagaggccataatcaaagagttaaaagatgatgatgattattggcagaataaatggtggggaactagagacgagaaggagaaagaagagaaagagaagaaggagaaagaagagatagagaagtcaaagaaagttgatacagggatcattgacactactcaggagttgaatgctgaaaaccttggaaagatggctgacaaggtgctggcagctaaggcaattgaggtagattctaaatccgtctctgagtctaaaagccaggtcagttcaaacacgtcaacgactgaatcaggtaagaaagtcaatggggatgttgattgcaaaaattgcatcaaagaatgcaaattttgtaatacagtcacgtatctcaacggaaagaaggttgatgatctgacagcgaaagtcagaaacgttgaggatcaaattcttaatcgtgacaagatggttaaagcttcaactgaacggataaaagagttaactaacaaaattgaaaatgataaaactgatcatgaaaggattagacaagaaaatgaaaagttagttcttgaaaaccgtcaaatcactgaaaaatttgagaagctgaaaaccacaatgaaagataatgatgatcgaaatggtaaaacttataaagaaaatattCAACTAAAAACCGTGCTtaggttaaaagaagaatcaatcaaccaataactggatgaaatcgctaaacaaaaacttaaagttcaagaggctgaaattgaaaatgagcgaatccagttgaagcttaacagttacaactccgcaagctttgttttgcaacacatagttcccaaacccatcgggaagaacaaagcaggcgaagatgtgtactcagatggaactggggtgggttttcatcaagttccaccaccaattcttgaaaattatacgaaaaagcaatctgggttggttgaaatcgaggaagagaatgaagttaaacttcctgagaacattgatgtcacattttcttcttcatcatctgatgatagtgttcagacagagattgttaagagcacagctgaaagtgttttgatgtttgattcagctgaagatgatggatgttttctggacaaatacataccgaaacaaaaatccaaaaacaacttaaatgatgaacctactcttgtcatgtacaagatgtcgggatccgataagttgtattcggattcagagtttccaattgacaatgtgaatgtgaaaaagttatcaaatgttttcaagttggttgaagttgaattgtcagaagtgaacagtttgagtcaaacaaagagacgaatgaactttgaaaaagataaatcatactacaagaaacctgttgatccaccacgtttttataataacaagaatcgaaacaattggtcgggtggttatcaagGTGGTAAGAGTTATCAAAAAAGAAGTGTtaaaaacaagaggtttgttgatgtgtttgtgaacagttcgagttcacttgctgatgaagagaaagatattttttcaaaatcgaatgaagagttctttgagaagagagcttcacaggctcagtctaaaggcacgagtcgggtaactgatactcgaacatgttttagatgcaatcaagttggtcacattgcacgaacgtgtaccaacgtgaagcctaagactgaagctgtgaagactcaaaagaagaaagttgaagtgaagggtaaagcaccaatggttgttg
Above is a window of Helianthus annuus cultivar XRQ/B chromosome 14, HanXRQr2.0-SUNRISE, whole genome shotgun sequence DNA encoding:
- the LOC110908511 gene encoding uncharacterized protein LOC110908511 isoform X1, whose translation is MNDIFMNPFSDMYAFAGNSGDDTSSSNNNENPPNARKKLSDALEVESAFGTYNKPPKLMAIEEYSRWAKKFEDWLMAFAFPSWKSLKNGYDAGSKKGETLSTSDEIESFVAEQKCIALLFQSVREDIISLIEYSSSKDLWEKLKNKCLGSKEIVKNKKKLLKKEFDLFGCLKNESVYKMIERFEQLKLELARHEISYPQDELVDKLFDSLPDEMDWQYYALMLKNTIKPADLTVDLLIERLESHELELKKTYKVNHSSYQ